One genomic region from Halobacteriovoraceae bacterium encodes:
- a CDS encoding helix-turn-helix domain-containing protein produces the protein MEKPKRRKRRSDSKVITKEAQVLRFMRKSKNLSMKNAGVLIDKSDTLISHTEHGRIDLHHKLVERLVTAYGYTMEDFNLFMVSDENLLVDYKEDLINFIHKMDDAQIMKAFNLLKAMIK, from the coding sequence TTGGAAAAACCAAAAAGACGTAAAAGAAGAAGTGATTCTAAGGTTATTACTAAGGAAGCACAGGTATTAAGGTTTATGAGGAAGTCTAAAAACTTATCAATGAAAAATGCAGGAGTTCTCATTGATAAGTCAGACACTCTTATTTCTCATACTGAGCATGGGCGAATTGATCTTCATCACAAATTAGTAGAAAGGCTTGTAACCGCTTATGGCTACACTATGGAAGATTTTAATTTATTTATGGTCTCAGATGAGAATTTACTTGTGGATTATAAGGAGGACTTAATTAATTTCATTCACAAAATGGATGATGCACAAATAATGAAGGCCTTTAATCTTTTAAAAGCAATGATTAAGTAA
- a CDS encoding DUF2188 domain-containing protein, with amino-acid sequence MANKKPVHTVPSGNGWSNKQGGKTISQHRTKANAETEGRRQAKRDETEHVIHKSNGQIGEKNSYGNDPCPPKDKK; translated from the coding sequence ATGGCAAATAAGAAACCTGTTCATACCGTCCCTAGTGGGAATGGTTGGTCAAACAAACAGGGCGGAAAGACAATTTCCCAACATCGCACTAAAGCAAATGCTGAGACAGAAGGCCGTCGCCAAGCTAAGCGAGACGAAACAGAGCACGTCATTCACAAGAGTAATGGCCAAATTGGTGAGAAAAATAGTTATGGTAATGATCCATGTCCGCCAAAGGATAAAAAATAA
- a CDS encoding ATP-binding protein, which yields MARFLALCNQLAYSGKGVSIDFSNNGSLKHYLNRAGFFDHLDEKVKVLPDRPKQSTAKSHKDNSKNLVEIGEVTPHEDEDAKDQLVTRLTNKFVNLTSNEYKAAVSTIFAELTGNIQEHSSTELKGFAGLQKYLGSRPHIQTVISDSGLGIASTLRPSLQSHHKELYKLYRDENIDNDIALVTRVMSDGLISRYGAGRGLGFKSSREHALKFKAKYSVRQERFSLEFLFENGDLKQVISKTNLVKICGTHICFDFNID from the coding sequence TTGGCTCGATTCCTTGCTCTTTGTAATCAGTTAGCTTATTCCGGAAAAGGTGTTTCAATAGATTTTAGTAATAATGGAAGTCTGAAGCATTACTTGAATAGAGCTGGTTTTTTTGATCATCTTGATGAAAAGGTTAAAGTGCTCCCTGATAGACCAAAACAATCAACAGCTAAATCTCATAAAGATAATAGCAAAAATCTTGTAGAAATTGGAGAGGTTACTCCTCATGAAGATGAGGACGCAAAGGATCAGCTTGTAACTAGATTAACTAACAAATTCGTCAATTTAACTAGTAATGAATATAAAGCGGCAGTCTCTACAATCTTTGCTGAACTAACAGGCAACATTCAAGAACATAGCAGTACAGAGCTTAAAGGTTTTGCTGGATTACAAAAGTATTTGGGGAGTAGGCCACATATTCAAACTGTTATTTCTGATAGTGGTCTTGGTATTGCTTCAACTCTTCGTCCCTCTCTACAAAGCCATCACAAAGAGCTTTATAAGTTATACCGTGATGAAAATATTGATAACGATATTGCTCTGGTTACAAGAGTTATGTCTGACGGGTTAATTAGTAGATATGGAGCGGGCCGTGGTCTAGGATTTAAAAGTAGTAGAGAGCATGCCCTTAAATTTAAGGCGAAGTATTCAGTACGACAAGAACGATTTAGTCTAGAGTTCTTGTTTGAGAATGGTGATTTAAAACAAGTTATATCGAAAACGAATCTTGTAAAAATATGTGGTACACATATTTGTTTTGATTTCAATATTGACTAA
- a CDS encoding recombinase family protein, whose product MLDEPLTPVSYVSVFITHFIGNPSENQAILRKLYLDFDLSSYQISDLTGWSRTAISDYLRKAKINKDSIKSPSPRYGEREVSGVRVPHQAEQKVIQRIISLKSKGHSFREIAGVLTESGIPSKRGGQWSKTTVQEIYKREQEKKK is encoded by the coding sequence ATGCTGGACGAACCACTCACGCCCGTAAGCTATGTATCTGTTTTCATTACACATTTCATTGGAAATCCAAGTGAAAATCAAGCAATTTTGCGGAAACTCTATCTAGATTTTGACCTTTCTAGCTATCAAATTTCAGATTTAACAGGATGGTCACGGACAGCAATCAGCGATTATCTTCGTAAAGCGAAGATCAATAAAGATTCGATCAAATCACCAAGCCCACGTTACGGTGAGCGTGAGGTTTCAGGTGTTCGAGTACCTCATCAAGCTGAACAAAAAGTTATTCAGAGAATCATATCATTAAAATCCAAGGGCCATTCATTTAGAGAAATTGCCGGAGTCCTAACAGAAAGTGGCATTCCTTCTAAGCGTGGTGGCCAATGGTCAAAAACAACAGTCCAAGAAATCTATAAACGTGAACAGGAGAAGAAAAAATGA
- a CDS encoding type I restriction endonuclease subunit R: MTFTNELDFENAVIQILIQNGWEEDVIKYPTEEDLLKNWASILFENNRGIDRLDKYPLTNGEMQQILEQINTLRTPLKLNGFINGKTVSIKRDNEEDKAHFGKEVSLKIYDRSEIAGGTSRYQIVQQPKFKSKSPILNDRRGDLMLLINGMPVIHIELKKGGVPVSQAYNQIEKYSNQAIFTGLFSLVQVFVAMEPNEMVYFANPGPDGKFNKDFYFHWADFNNEPINDWKTATYALLNIPMAHQLIGFYTVADDTDGVLKVMRSYQYNAANAISDRVSKVNWKTKDQYGGFIWHTTGSGKTMTSFKSAQLISNSKDADKVIFLMDRIELGVQSLREYQGFAEEGEDVQATENTGVLISKLKSNDHANTLIVTSIQKMSNIQSEDGGRNAKDIELINQKRIVFIVDEAHRSTFGDMLKDIKKTFPLAIFFGFTGTPIQDENKKKLSTTSTIFGNELHRYSIADGIRDKNVLGFDPYKVLSHRDIDVRRAVALEKAKAKTEQEAIANDKKSKVYYHWMSNEVSMIEVEKNLPSTQYERTEHQEMVVQDILDNWVRLSRGGKFHAIFATSSIPEAIQYYRLIKTKNPELKVTALFDPNIDNGGNIQLKEDGLVELITDYNDRYKMNFNLATFSRFKKDIASRLAHKRPYERIENEHEKKIDLLIVVDQMLTGFDSKWINTLYMDKILQYENIIQAFSRTNRLFGPDKPFGTIRYYRKPHTMEEKIDKAVKLYSGEKPLALFVQHLDSNLEKMNRIFNDVATLFASAGFPNFDKLPTNSSECGQFAKLFKEFNVHLEAAKIQGFDWQQSKYEFAEKSIEVVIDENTFLTLVQRYKELAGGSSGGSVGSVPYDIDGYLTTIDTGLIDSKYMNDRFEKYLKLLENKNVSKEQLEDVLNELHKSFASLTQDEQKYANIFLHDVQKGDAKLESGKTFREYVIQYQTDATDLQIKKICQVLGLDLNKLKTLLTSTVTEQNLNEFGRFDDLKNTVNKAKAKEYFEKVSGEELAAFEVNIKVQELLKEFLLKGGFEIKDISK; encoded by the coding sequence ATGACATTCACAAATGAATTAGATTTTGAAAATGCTGTAATTCAGATTCTTATCCAAAATGGTTGGGAGGAAGACGTAATCAAGTACCCAACAGAAGAGGATCTTCTGAAAAACTGGGCGAGTATCCTTTTTGAAAATAATCGAGGAATTGACCGTCTTGATAAATACCCCCTAACTAATGGAGAAATGCAACAAATCTTAGAGCAGATCAATACACTGAGAACTCCATTAAAACTTAATGGATTCATTAACGGAAAAACTGTCTCAATAAAAAGAGATAATGAAGAAGACAAAGCTCATTTTGGTAAAGAAGTAAGTCTTAAAATTTATGACCGAAGCGAGATTGCTGGTGGTACAAGTCGTTACCAAATTGTTCAACAGCCAAAATTTAAAAGTAAATCACCTATTTTAAATGATCGTCGTGGTGATCTCATGCTTTTAATTAATGGTATGCCTGTCATCCATATTGAGCTGAAAAAAGGTGGTGTTCCTGTAAGTCAGGCATATAACCAAATTGAAAAATACTCTAATCAGGCTATTTTCACAGGGCTATTTTCACTTGTTCAAGTTTTTGTGGCAATGGAACCAAATGAGATGGTTTATTTTGCTAACCCCGGGCCTGATGGAAAGTTTAACAAAGATTTCTATTTTCATTGGGCCGACTTTAACAATGAACCAATCAATGACTGGAAAACAGCAACCTATGCTCTACTAAATATCCCAATGGCCCATCAGCTAATTGGTTTTTATACGGTTGCGGATGATACGGATGGTGTTCTCAAAGTAATGAGAAGTTATCAGTATAATGCGGCCAATGCCATCTCAGATAGAGTGTCTAAAGTTAATTGGAAAACGAAAGATCAATATGGTGGTTTTATTTGGCATACCACAGGTTCTGGAAAGACCATGACAAGCTTCAAATCAGCGCAACTTATTTCAAACTCAAAAGATGCTGATAAGGTTATTTTTCTTATGGATCGAATTGAGTTAGGCGTCCAATCACTTCGAGAATATCAAGGTTTCGCTGAAGAAGGCGAAGATGTACAGGCTACAGAGAATACAGGAGTCTTGATTTCTAAGTTAAAAAGTAATGACCACGCTAATACATTGATTGTTACTTCGATTCAAAAAATGAGTAATATCCAAAGTGAAGATGGTGGAAGGAACGCTAAGGATATTGAACTAATCAACCAAAAGAGAATTGTCTTTATCGTGGATGAGGCTCATCGCTCTACATTTGGGGATATGCTAAAAGATATTAAAAAAACATTTCCCTTAGCTATTTTCTTTGGTTTTACGGGGACTCCAATTCAAGACGAAAATAAAAAGAAACTCAGCACGACTTCAACTATTTTTGGAAATGAACTCCATCGCTATAGTATTGCTGATGGAATTAGAGATAAAAACGTACTTGGTTTTGACCCTTATAAAGTATTAAGCCATAGGGATATTGATGTAAGACGTGCAGTTGCGCTAGAAAAGGCAAAAGCTAAAACAGAGCAAGAAGCTATTGCAAACGATAAGAAAAGTAAGGTCTATTACCATTGGATGAGTAACGAAGTTTCGATGATAGAGGTCGAGAAAAACCTACCATCAACTCAATATGAACGAACTGAACACCAAGAGATGGTTGTTCAAGATATTTTAGATAATTGGGTGCGATTAAGTCGCGGTGGTAAATTTCATGCTATATTTGCAACAAGTAGTATCCCAGAAGCTATACAATACTATCGGTTAATTAAAACCAAGAACCCCGAGTTGAAGGTAACGGCGTTATTTGACCCTAACATAGATAACGGTGGTAATATTCAGCTGAAGGAAGATGGATTAGTCGAACTCATTACTGACTACAATGATCGCTATAAGATGAATTTTAATCTTGCCACATTTTCAAGATTCAAAAAGGATATTGCTTCAAGACTAGCTCATAAAAGGCCTTATGAACGGATTGAGAATGAGCATGAGAAGAAAATTGATTTATTGATTGTTGTTGATCAAATGCTTACAGGTTTTGATTCAAAATGGATTAATACTCTCTACATGGATAAAATTCTTCAATACGAAAATATTATTCAAGCCTTTTCACGCACCAACCGTTTGTTTGGGCCAGACAAACCATTTGGAACAATACGATATTACAGAAAACCTCATACGATGGAAGAAAAAATAGATAAAGCCGTTAAACTCTATTCAGGTGAAAAACCACTTGCTTTATTTGTTCAGCATCTTGACTCAAATCTTGAAAAAATGAATAGAATTTTCAATGATGTTGCGACTCTTTTTGCGAGTGCTGGATTTCCAAATTTTGATAAATTACCGACAAACTCTTCTGAGTGCGGTCAATTTGCTAAACTTTTTAAAGAGTTTAATGTCCATTTAGAAGCTGCGAAAATTCAAGGCTTTGATTGGCAACAGTCAAAGTATGAATTTGCTGAAAAATCAATTGAAGTTGTTATAGATGAAAATACATTTTTGACTCTTGTTCAACGTTACAAGGAATTAGCAGGAGGTTCTTCTGGTGGTTCTGTAGGTAGTGTCCCTTATGATATTGATGGTTATTTAACGACTATAGATACTGGTCTAATCGACAGTAAATATATGAACGATAGATTTGAGAAGTATCTAAAGTTACTTGAAAATAAGAACGTCTCAAAAGAACAACTAGAAGATGTTTTGAATGAGCTGCACAAATCTTTTGCATCCCTAACTCAAGATGAGCAAAAATATGCAAATATCTTTCTTCATGATGTTCAAAAAGGAGATGCCAAACTTGAATCAGGAAAAACATTTCGAGAATATGTTATTCAATATCAAACGGATGCCACTGATTTACAAATAAAAAAAATATGTCAAGTTTTAGGCTTAGATTTAAATAAACTTAAAACTCTTTTAACTTCTACGGTTACGGAGCAAAACCTTAATGAGTTTGGTCGCTTCGATGATCTGAAAAATACTGTAAATAAGGCAAAAGCAAAGGAATACTTTGAAAAAGTGTCTGGTGAAGAACTAGCCGCCTTTGAAGTAAATATTAAAGTTCAGGAACTTCTGAAAGAGTTTTTGTTAAAAGGTGGATTTGAAATTAAGGACATCTCAAAATAA
- a CDS encoding DNA-binding protein has translation MKQKKIIIKLRDVVGKSIGFGNNIGRETYQKLQSVLDEHPETKIFGISFDGMEMMDASFARESVISLAKAKRGEVGFYLKDFASKDLQDNWEYAARAKEQPLFVYEGKSWSLLGLDLNDDMKKLFDFIIKNESVTTSIIADKFKFSAPNASMKLKKLLGQGLLIGSKGTAESGGLEYIFSAIK, from the coding sequence ATGAAACAGAAAAAGATTATTATAAAACTACGTGATGTTGTTGGTAAAAGTATTGGCTTTGGTAATAATATCGGACGAGAAACCTATCAAAAATTACAATCAGTATTAGATGAGCACCCCGAAACCAAAATTTTTGGAATATCATTTGATGGCATGGAAATGATGGATGCCTCTTTTGCTAGAGAAAGTGTGATTTCGTTAGCAAAGGCAAAACGTGGAGAGGTTGGCTTTTATCTAAAAGATTTTGCTTCAAAAGACCTTCAAGACAATTGGGAATATGCAGCTAGAGCAAAAGAACAACCCCTTTTCGTATATGAGGGCAAGAGCTGGAGCTTATTAGGCCTTGATCTTAATGATGACATGAAGAAACTATTTGATTTCATTATAAAAAATGAATCTGTAACTACATCTATAATTGCGGATAAGTTCAAGTTTTCTGCTCCAAATGCTAGTATGAAGCTTAAAAAATTACTTGGACAAGGGCTACTGATAGGCTCCAAAGGTACTGCTGAGAGTGGTGGGCTTGAATATATTTTTTCAGCTATCAAATAA
- a CDS encoding TIR domain-containing protein, translating into MIAKPIIWVGGLFLAAHLLEEKDKVKKVFISFDFDNDSFLKEALVGQAKNPDTPFEIIDQSLRQALTGDWKTKIRPRIQKSDIVVVMCGQKTHTATGVSAELEIAKELGKPYFLLKGYSEKTCTAPKAANTSDKMYTWTWDNLKKLIGGAR; encoded by the coding sequence ATGATTGCTAAGCCAATTATTTGGGTTGGTGGTTTATTTTTAGCTGCACACTTATTAGAGGAGAAAGATAAAGTGAAAAAAGTATTTATTAGTTTTGATTTTGATAACGATTCATTCCTGAAAGAAGCTCTTGTTGGGCAAGCAAAAAACCCCGACACTCCCTTTGAAATTATAGATCAGTCGTTGAGGCAGGCCCTTACTGGTGATTGGAAAACCAAAATCAGACCAAGGATTCAAAAGTCAGATATTGTGGTTGTGATGTGTGGACAAAAAACTCATACAGCAACAGGAGTGTCCGCTGAGCTTGAGATCGCAAAAGAGTTAGGGAAACCATACTTTTTATTGAAAGGATATTCTGAAAAAACATGTACTGCACCCAAAGCTGCAAACACATCCGATAAGATGTACACATGGACTTGGGATAATCTTAAAAAATTAATTGGTGGAGCTAGATAG
- a CDS encoding caspase family protein, translating to MRRALIVGIDHYDGSPLSGCINDANKVFELASLNEDGTPNFDCKKMISSETNVTRSSLKEAIEKLFKDDADMALLYFSGHGTSNNLGGYVVTQDAKKYDEGVSMSDILKFANASKAKECIIMLDCCFSGHLGNLPEIDNKAFIKEGVSILTASRSNQVAMESGGSGLFTSLVCDALRGGAADLLGIVTTASVYSHVEPIFGAWDQRPLFKTHISKSTILRRCKPLIDPQVLREMTSIFKTHDYKVQLDKTFEPEERPKGHPNEKIFAKLQAYRAQGLVNPDGEDHLYWAAINNKTCSLTPLGQFYWHLVKAKRI from the coding sequence ATGAGACGAGCATTAATTGTCGGTATTGATCACTACGACGGATCACCATTAAGTGGTTGTATTAACGACGCAAATAAAGTTTTTGAGTTAGCGTCTTTAAATGAAGATGGAACACCAAATTTTGATTGTAAAAAAATGATCTCATCTGAAACGAATGTCACTCGTTCGAGTTTGAAGGAAGCCATCGAGAAATTATTTAAAGACGATGCCGATATGGCATTACTATATTTCTCAGGCCATGGAACATCTAATAATCTTGGCGGATATGTTGTTACTCAGGACGCTAAAAAATATGATGAAGGCGTTTCGATGTCTGATATTTTAAAATTTGCAAATGCCTCAAAAGCCAAAGAATGCATCATTATGCTGGATTGCTGCTTTAGTGGACATCTAGGGAACCTTCCGGAAATCGACAATAAGGCCTTTATTAAAGAAGGCGTATCCATTCTGACTGCCAGCCGATCTAATCAGGTTGCCATGGAGTCAGGTGGAAGTGGGTTGTTTACCTCATTAGTCTGTGATGCTCTTAGGGGTGGAGCCGCAGATTTACTGGGAATAGTTACCACTGCAAGTGTTTACTCTCATGTTGAACCCATATTTGGAGCTTGGGATCAGAGACCTTTATTCAAGACTCATATTTCCAAATCAACAATCCTTCGTCGCTGCAAACCTTTAATTGATCCTCAAGTTCTAAGGGAAATGACTTCAATATTCAAAACTCATGACTATAAAGTGCAGTTAGATAAAACATTTGAGCCTGAAGAAAGGCCCAAGGGGCACCCGAATGAAAAGATTTTCGCAAAACTTCAAGCCTATAGAGCACAAGGATTAGTCAATCCAGATGGTGAAGATCATTTGTACTGGGCAGCAATAAATAATAAAACATGTAGCTTAACCCCACTAGGTCAGTTTTATTGGCACTTGGTTAAAGCAAAAAGAATTTAG
- a CDS encoding plasmid pRiA4b ORF-3 family protein, with protein sequence MAKKKTTAKQKPGVYEFTVSLVNTKPLVWRKFLAHEIIDLDELHMLIQITMGWNNAHLYAFEINRKFYSDEESAVEMDYIPSNGIELRDVLGSSKKFTYTYDFGDDWLHEIEITNTLEDDPKMNYPVCIAGENACPPEDCGGPHSFENLKKVISGKNSKEKDELLTWLGGFYNPATFDPNFVNKFFLWDDSL encoded by the coding sequence ATGGCAAAAAAGAAAACAACCGCTAAGCAAAAACCAGGAGTTTATGAATTTACAGTCTCACTAGTGAATACAAAGCCACTTGTTTGGAGAAAATTTCTTGCTCATGAGATCATTGATCTTGATGAGCTTCATATGCTCATTCAAATCACAATGGGCTGGAATAATGCTCATTTATATGCTTTTGAAATTAACAGGAAATTCTACTCAGATGAGGAATCAGCCGTAGAGATGGATTACATACCATCCAATGGCATTGAACTTCGAGACGTTCTTGGTTCTTCAAAGAAATTCACTTACACCTACGATTTTGGCGATGATTGGCTTCATGAAATCGAAATAACCAATACTCTAGAAGACGATCCAAAGATGAATTACCCTGTGTGTATTGCCGGAGAAAATGCATGCCCACCTGAAGATTGTGGTGGGCCTCATAGTTTTGAAAATCTAAAAAAAGTGATCTCTGGTAAAAATTCAAAAGAAAAAGATGAATTACTAACTTGGTTAGGCGGATTCTATAATCCTGCCACATTCGACCCAAATTTTGTAAACAAGTTCTTTCTTTGGGACGACAGTCTTTAA
- a CDS encoding toll/interleukin-1 receptor domain-containing protein — MIFISHRRADETEAKRMATLLQSKNVNYYLDVLDPMAKTSLDITKHIMNNLNKCTHVIVIFSKNTEGSMWVPFELGAAYKADKGIGTYLVELVSTPEYLNTFPKMKTSADIDKFVEEYKQEQVLTKSARYDDRTVILNEASGSGRAERFITRLKSRLGQ; from the coding sequence ATGATTTTTATTTCCCATAGACGAGCTGACGAAACAGAAGCAAAGAGAATGGCAACATTGCTACAATCAAAGAATGTAAATTATTATCTAGATGTTCTTGATCCCATGGCAAAGACATCTCTCGATATTACAAAGCACATAATGAACAATTTAAATAAGTGTACTCATGTGATTGTTATCTTTTCAAAAAATACAGAAGGATCAATGTGGGTTCCATTTGAACTAGGCGCAGCCTACAAAGCAGACAAAGGAATTGGAACTTACCTCGTTGAACTTGTTTCAACACCAGAGTATCTGAATACTTTTCCAAAAATGAAAACGAGTGCTGATATTGATAAATTTGTGGAGGAATATAAACAAGAGCAAGTTTTAACAAAATCTGCTCGTTATGATGATCGTACCGTGATTCTAAACGAAGCATCTGGATCAGGTCGTGCTGAGAGATTTATCACCCGACTGAAATCACGGCTAGGGCAATAG
- a CDS encoding IS21 family transposase yields the protein MLSVKVWGMIRNLKNNGLNISEISRNLNFDRKTVRKLLNSETPPQGYSRKKSASKLDDYKTYIDGRLQKYNLTAKKLFKEIKQQGYSGEYVIVSKYVKTIKDKHRAKAVLLFETLPGEQAQVDWGYFGKLYDQDLKKDVRLCCFVIVLGFSRTKFIHFFDGDNTENFLMGHNKSFEYFGGHTKDILYDNLKSVVIRRAFRVTDSEFNKRFMEFAGYYGFNPILARPYKPNTKGKVENTVKYVRTSFFDGETFKSLKDLNSKALDWLNEVNNQVHSTIKEKPFDRLKHENLITVENKYFDLSKIYYRKVFIDSHFNLFSKKYSVPYQYVNKEVAIKLSEENIIVYYREKIIAEHTINELGTIYITNPEHLDGLAEKRYGSGYRPKIKESKKTNNEIHTVSGVDLNINVEERDLNFYQGVLQ from the coding sequence ATGTTAAGTGTAAAGGTTTGGGGAATGATCAGAAATCTAAAAAATAATGGATTGAATATATCAGAGATATCTAGAAATCTTAATTTTGACAGAAAGACTGTACGAAAATTACTAAATAGTGAAACACCTCCACAAGGATATAGTAGAAAAAAATCAGCCTCAAAATTAGATGACTATAAAACCTATATTGACGGTAGACTTCAAAAATATAATTTAACAGCTAAAAAACTATTCAAAGAAATCAAACAACAAGGATATTCCGGTGAATATGTAATTGTTAGTAAGTATGTAAAAACAATTAAGGACAAACATCGGGCAAAAGCAGTTCTCTTATTTGAAACTTTACCGGGAGAGCAGGCCCAAGTTGATTGGGGATACTTCGGAAAATTATATGATCAGGATTTAAAAAAAGATGTTCGATTATGTTGTTTCGTGATTGTACTAGGTTTTTCGAGAACAAAATTTATTCATTTTTTTGATGGCGACAATACTGAAAATTTTTTAATGGGCCATAATAAATCTTTTGAATATTTTGGTGGACATACAAAAGACATTCTTTACGATAATTTAAAATCAGTTGTGATTAGAAGAGCTTTTAGGGTCACAGATTCAGAGTTTAATAAAAGATTTATGGAGTTTGCTGGTTATTATGGTTTTAATCCAATTTTAGCACGCCCTTATAAACCTAATACCAAAGGAAAAGTTGAAAACACTGTTAAATATGTTCGAACTTCATTTTTTGATGGGGAAACATTTAAATCACTGAAGGACCTCAACAGTAAGGCCTTAGACTGGTTAAATGAAGTTAATAATCAGGTTCATTCAACAATAAAAGAAAAACCATTTGATAGATTAAAGCATGAAAACTTAATAACAGTTGAAAATAAATATTTTGATCTATCAAAAATATATTATCGAAAAGTTTTTATTGATTCTCATTTTAATTTATTTTCAAAAAAATATTCAGTTCCCTATCAATACGTAAACAAAGAAGTCGCAATAAAATTGAGTGAAGAAAATATAATTGTTTATTATCGAGAAAAAATTATTGCTGAACATACCATAAACGAATTAGGAACTATTTATATAACTAACCCGGAACATTTAGATGGACTTGCAGAAAAACGATATGGTTCTGGTTATCGCCCAAAAATTAAAGAAAGCAAAAAAACTAATAATGAGATTCATACTGTTTCTGGCGTCGATTTAAATATCAATGTTGAAGAAAGAGACTTAAATTTTTATCAAGGAGTATTACAATGA
- a CDS encoding Rrf2 family transcriptional regulator: MRLAGFTDYSLRVLIYLAVKRDKRCTVAEIANKYQISKNHLVKVVHNLATIGVINSYKGKGGGIALAMTPENINVGKLVQELEKDLHLVECFAISKSCTIDTSCKLKRALKLAEQQFFETLKEYTLADIVTNKSKIAADLSL; encoded by the coding sequence ATGCGACTTGCTGGCTTTACCGATTACAGTCTTCGAGTTCTTATCTATCTTGCAGTTAAAAGAGACAAACGCTGCACAGTAGCCGAAATTGCTAACAAGTATCAGATCTCAAAAAATCACCTGGTCAAAGTTGTGCACAACCTGGCTACGATTGGAGTTATCAATTCTTACAAAGGTAAAGGAGGTGGCATCGCCCTCGCCATGACTCCCGAAAATATTAACGTGGGCAAACTCGTGCAAGAATTAGAAAAAGATTTGCACTTGGTCGAATGTTTTGCTATTTCAAAAAGCTGCACTATCGATACTTCATGTAAACTCAAAAGAGCACTGAAACTTGCCGAGCAACAATTCTTTGAAACTCTCAAGGAATATACTCTTGCAGATATTGTGACTAATAAAAGCAAAATCGCTGCTGATCTCTCGCTTTAA
- a CDS encoding group 1 truncated hemoglobin: MSTLFEQIGGKDAVNAAVDVFYKKVLADDRINKFFEGVDMNAQRRKQILFLTYAFGGPNSYDGKNMRDAHAKLVEQGLNDSHFDAVVENLGSTLKELSVPDNLIGEAAAIAESTRADVLGK, translated from the coding sequence ATGTCGACTTTATTTGAACAAATTGGTGGAAAAGATGCGGTTAATGCAGCCGTGGATGTGTTTTACAAGAAGGTATTGGCAGATGATCGGATCAATAAATTCTTTGAGGGAGTCGATATGAATGCACAGAGACGAAAGCAAATCTTGTTTCTGACTTATGCCTTTGGTGGCCCTAATAGTTACGACGGGAAAAATATGCGTGACGCACATGCCAAGCTTGTCGAGCAGGGATTGAACGATAGTCATTTTGATGCTGTTGTTGAAAATCTTGGTTCAACACTAAAGGAGCTAAGTGTTCCTGATAATCTCATAGGGGAAGCAGCGGCAATTGCTGAATCGACTCGAGCAGATGTTCTTGGGAAATAA